The genomic region TTGACCTGCCCAGTTTCGATATTGAAGTGAAACGCATCGCCTCGAATTTCGCCATGGATCATGCCAAGGTTGTGGTGAAGAAGCTCCAGACATTGAGTTGCACCTATAGCAAAATCTAGAAAATATTGTAGAGAAATTGGCGGGCGCAGTTCGGGTTCGTTCTTCCGTAATGAGCTGAATGTCTCTCCTTGTATGCGAGCTCTGTAGAAAGCTGGTCCCATGTCCAGTACTTCGAGTAGATAGTTGGGTCCAGGATGCTGGTATATAGAAACAACAACCTGTGCGCGATCACCAGGAAGGGGTTGTAGCCTAATCAAGTCGATAGGTTTTACAATGTGCTCCCCTGTCGGATCTGAAGTGGCAATTAAGGTTTTAGCTATGTGAAAAGCCCGCTCCTCTCGCAGGGCGTGATATGATAAACGAGCAACGACTGGTTCTTCGATATATGCGGCATCGCTTGGTATATTGGAGGACGATGAGGCCGGGGGCGTTATTACTTGAGTATCGTACCCGTCGATATTCGATATTTGGGCATAAGGTTCTGACGGCGATGGGCGGCCGGAATGTAGCCTCAGGGCGGATCCTGGGCTCGAGGCATTGTGAGAGCTCGAAGGCGAAGGCACCGACGACACCCACCGCGTGCCGATTACATGCCTAGACGTGGTCAGAGAATGAGATGAACATGGTGAAAGCCAGCTATAGTGCGAGgcctgatgatgaaggttcGCGGAGTACAGCGGAGAATTTACCAGAAGTCGTATGAAGAATGGAAAGGCAGCTGGCTTTCATCCCAGGTATAACCAGCTATCTGACGAAGTCGCTCGTATATTCGAGGCGGGGGATCAAGAAGGTCGTCCGTAACGAGAGAAGCACCGTCCATGATGGTGCGCGAACGACGGCGCGCCTCGTGGATATCACAATCGATGTCAGTAGCAGATCAGAAAGACCAGGAGAAGCGATCGGCGGTGTTCAGTTCAATTAAAGTCTTAGGCTCATGCAAATGAAGCGCCCATCATCGGAGATATATCGGCCGTGGTTTCAACGTTGATGGCGCAGAGCAATGACTGTTATTTCAGTGTCGAAAGATGACAAGTGGAAAAGAGAGTCAGGCGCAGTAAGATTCGGCGTGCAAAAATAAATCAACGACAGGAAGGATATGGGATATTGTATGCAGGATCTACGTTTGGTAGGCCGAGTGTTTGGTGGAACTCTTCCAGGACAGTGTGTAGGTAATTTCAAGACTGTCGAAGGTGATATGATGTCTATGACGGTAGAGGTTCGCTATTAAAAGGCATACGACGTATCGGAGTAGGCGAGGTCGTGGTAGGGAGTCTGGGGTAAGGAGGAAGAGTCCGTTGATCCTGTAACACTTGAGTGAAGAAATGGTGAAGTCAAATGCAGGACAACTTGTGTTAGTGTGTGGTGGTTACTGTCCCGTACCGTGACCGCCGAGCACAGAAACACAGACAGGGTGGGATGGAGTTGGTTTAGATTTGGGATGAGTGGACTTTCAAGGTTGAGGTGGATTCCCGCCCCTCCCCAGGCTTCCCCCCAGTGACAGAGACAACTATGTACGTGCTCCTTATTATGTACCGCACCTAGGTAACGGAGGGGTGTCGGGGATGTTTGTTTAGATTAGCAGAGCCGTTGGGTTTGCAACTTGGTTACTTTCCAGGCCAAGCAGAGACAGTCTTGATTCAATCGATACTTGAGCTGGACATACATATCTTGGGGGGTCAATGATATTCTCCATCGAGTACGGAGTAGTTCAGAACTAATTGGTGAGAATTACCTACCCATGTTTTTGTGTGCGCGCCAAAAGATACAGGGTCCAAGTCTTGTTCACGAGCTGGTCCCGTCTTGAATTAGTAGTGGATGACGGAACAGCAAGGATATCATCCGGTTTGACAGTTGGGCCTCGTACCCATCCATGGTGATTGGTATTGGTGGTAATAGCCCTGCCTCCGCTGAAGAAAGTGGACGCATCAAAGTGTCAAGCAGAACACGTTGTGATTCAATTCAGGGTAGGCATACATATCTCCTTCCACCCTGCATATTCAGCTTCCATTGCATCATCCAGCAGTTTTACCTGAGTGTACTGACTTGTCACCGTTTCAAAACATAATGCAGAAACAACTGTGCTCTCTTACTACAGTCATCGTTAACCTCATCTCACTTCCCCTCTCCGTCCCAGTAACCACGATCCCATTGACTTTATTGTTTCAGCCGAAACTCTACAGCATCTCCAGCGCCACTATTCCCGCTTTGGGCAGCCACAACAACTCGAGCTAATCTCTGGGTGCCTCTTTTTGCCCATCCCTTCTGTTTTGGCCAAAGTTTTCACCGAACTAGAAAATCTTCTCTAGTCTCGTGCTGTCAAGTTGAAATACCAATGTTCTGTTATAGCGCATCCACAACTTCACTCATGGTCTGCTGTATCAGAATCTCATTGTTTACGTCAATAAGTCGTGTGGGCTTCACAAAACCGGCTCATGCGCGATGGACCCTTGCGGCGCCGTTTATGGGGCAGCACAACCAAGTCAGCGCTTGTTTATTAAACTGATCCGTACCTAGGTAGGGTAGCTTTGGGCACGCATTCCCTCCAAGAGGTTTGAAGCTGATAGTAATATGATTTCTTTAGTGTAATTCCATTATTATCATGAGCAACAAAAATGAGATATCTCAACTACATTCTCGCATCTACCCATATATTGCATAACGCACATAGACTATGATGTAAGTGGCAGGGAATTAAATGTCACTGAAACATCAAGGATCCAGGAACCAATCACTGAGACAACAGTtccgatgaagaagagctaaAACACCGAAATCCTTCCACGAAAAGAGATAAACGGCCCAGAAACGCTAGAATGGCATCAACGATGgaaacatcaacatcttctaaGCTCTATTGTATATTATGTATCTGTATAGGATGATCCGTTCATTTGTCTAACCCTAGAGCAAAAATCCCAGATCTATCTCTATAGTGTCGCCCCGCCTTGTCAAGCGGAATCCTATATCCATCCGTTCAGCTAACTGGAAATCTTCACCAGCAGCGGCCTTTGTCCCGTCATCAATCCTAAATTCGGACTCATCGTTTCCTGAGGCGCTAACTCGCTCTCCACAAAGTTTTCTTGTACACATGTCTCTTGGATATCAAACGTGCCCAATCATAAATTGCTCACGCTATACCTTCAACTCCATTTCCAATTCTGTTCCATTGGCTGTGGATTTACTGGGCCTTGGAGTGGCTTGGAATCTCCTTGGTGCCGTTGGTCTGAGGAGGAGCCACAATGAAGTTCTGAGTGAGGCGTCGCTCAGTGTTCTGGCGGGAGTTGACAAAGTCAGGATAGTTGAGTGTCAGCTCGACGGCACCGCTGTGGATGGCATCGACTGCCTCAACACCGAGCATGAAGGAGTGGTCCTGGTTACCGACCTCGTATCGCCAGCTGCCGAATCGACCACGGGAGAGAATGTCCATGGCCTCGAGCTTGGGGAGGACCTGCTTGAGGACGCCCTCACGCTCAAGGGTGGGGGTGGGGTAACCATGGTCGAAAGCACGGTGGTAAGTAGAGACAATCTCGTCCTCGGGCTTGATCATCTCGGTGTTGATGAGACCCTGGATGCTATCCTTGAGGAGGTTCTCAACATCCACAGGTTTCATGGTAGATTGGGAAACCTCCAGCATGATAGACCAGTAAGGTCCCTCCTTAGCCTCAGAAGTCGCAGGTTTCTCACCATTGGCAAGGTAAAGCGTGGGGAGCTTGGCATCTTTCTGAGGTTGGTTGTAGGGGGAGTAGTTGGAGAAGATAGTGGCACGGTAGAAGGGACAGTTGTCCTCGGGGAAATATAGCCAGCACTTGTCACCGATGCGCTCAGGGCGCTCGCCTCGGATACCGACACCAATAACATGGGTAGTGGAGTAGTAAAGCTGCTTGGTGAGGCTGACAAGCTCCTGGTTACCGAGCTTCTCGGCGAGGTGATCAACggccatggtgttgatgagcttgttaTAACCGATGGTGCTGCCATCGGCGAAGTAGgcaatcttcttctctgcgtcgatcttggtgacCTCACCCTGCTTGCCGaatcgcttcttctccttgggaaTGGTCTCAGCGACGGCAATCCAGATACCACCGGTACCATCACGGGCGGGGAATCGGAAAGTAGCGTTGGGGCCCCAGTTACCAGCGACCTTGTTGAGGATAACGTTCTTGGTAACGAGCTTAGCATCGGGGGCAGCGACACGCTCACCGAGCCACTGGCATTGCATCTGTTGGTCTATCAGCACACTGACTTCACTGTTTTATACAGAATCTGTGGTCGTACCTTGGTAGTAGGGACGGCCCAGACCTTGTAGTTGTAAGGTCGCATGAAAATGTTGGCAATGCCCTCACCCATCATACGGACAATCCACTCATCAAAATCCTTGggcttggtgttggcaaCACGGCACTCAAGAGCAGAATCGATAATGCCCTCGATACAGCTGACCTGGTCCTCCTTGGGAAGCATGGAAATATTGTTCTGGAAGGGGTAAGGAACCCAAAGGCCCTTGTAGCGAACGTAGGAGATTCGCTGGTGGGTGTACCAGTCATCGTCCTTGGGGAGGGCTTCGTCGATGCAGTCGTCGAAGTACTTGTAGTGGGAGAAAATAACGTGGCCACCGACGTCGTACAGCTAGATCGATCGCATGGTTAGGAATATATTTGTCGAAGTTGGAAGACGACGACTTACGAAACCCTCGGGGGTGGTGTCAGTGCCAGCAAGACCACCAGCCTTGTCAGAGGAATCGACAATCAGCCATGAAGGGCCGTTCTGTTAACATCGTCAGCCTGTATTTCTCGGCTTCAAGGTGAAGGTGAAGGTGGCGGTGAGCGCATACAATGTGGTTGAGACGCTTGGCAGCACCGAGACCAGTAGGTCCCATGCCAATAACGAGGACATCAACGTTACTGCAAAGATGATAAATGTCAGCAAGAGGTCTTTTTGCATGAACAAACAGTGCCTTCTAGTATACAGAGACGTCAAGCAATAGCAAACAGGCGCAAGAGCAACTCACATGTCGGCCATGGTGGGGGTATTAgatggagctgaagaagatggatagAAGACCGCAAAAGGCACAGAAATAAGCAGACGCGGACAACAATGAAGCGATGGAGGGGAGAAGAAGTTGTacagaacaacaagaagacagCCAGAAGATCAAAGTCTCGTGGTTGTTGTAGATATTGACCGCGATTGCAGAAAGTGAGGTGGCTTCAGGAGTCTGGCAGAAAAGGAGACGGTAACGGATCGATGGCGGGGCTAAAATTATTTTGGGTCGGGTCCCCTCGACCCTCCTAGCCTCCCTTAGTTGGGGCCCCACCCGCGGGCCCCTGATACTGTAGATGGTGGGTGGGCGTGGGTGGCCTGGTTCTAACATCGGATTGGATGATCTATGTGATATATTCTCTGGTTGTTGGTAGCACAATCAGGGTCAGAGTCATGATAAAGACGGGGACTCTCAGGAAAGGAGATTATTTTCGGTCCAGCTTGGGTCATGGATGTGTTGATACCGGATCTGCATAAAATGGCATCCTTTGTGGTGTGACTACCTCAGTGGATTAGAGATTATCTGCTGTGAAAGGCAATCTCACTGCCAGGTATTGACAGATCAACCTTGCCGCCCCAAGCGAGGGACTGAAAGATAGCCTCCACTGTCTATAAGGGTCTTTTGACGACCAGCCTGCCCTGTGTAGGTAGTCTCTAATCGTTTTCGACAGCAGAATACGAATATGACAACCAGCTACAGTGGTCTCAATATTCATATTGCATGGAATCTTAATCGGCACGCTATTCGGCCTATGCCTAACGGACACTGTGCCATGAATGGGACAATTAGCCTCTTTTCTTAGTAGCTGTCGGGGTGGCTCCCGCCGTGTCGACTCCGCCAAGATTCCGTCAACTCCAGTATTAGAGCAGCGTTCCGAGTACCATGAGGCTGATCTTGCATTAATCCGATACCTAGGTTTGATATATTTGAAACCCGCGTTCCCAAAATAATCAACGCGTTGCCAACTTTTATTGCTGCGGTTTGTTAGAATTTCGGACAATGATGGCCAACGGCATGCTTGCTGGTCAAAGATCCCGCGCGATGGATTCGATAATCTGTTGGTACTGCAAAGGAGGTCCACAGAGTCTTTTGCTGTAATTTCCTAAGATGAGGTGTAATTCAACGCTCCATGACAGATAAGATAATTACTCCCAAAAGCGTCTTTGACTGGACAATTGAATACACTCCCAGTCATTTTATGCCGTTGGCCAATCCAAAGCACGCCCAAGACCAGATCTCAATTTCTCTTCTGACCATCGCCAAATTAAAAACGAAGCCACAACTTGATGCTTATATCCGGGTTGGATCAATTGTATGTATGAGCATCATTCTTATTTGCTCGGCTGAAGCTTGTTAGACTTGACAAACAAGCTCGTGTTCCAGAATACCCGTGTTTCGTGCAACCCGAGTTCTTCGCAATTTCTTGCAAACAAATGTCAAGAAAATGTCACTGACTTTTGCTGACGGTCAGCCTGAGAAGCACACATGAAAATACCAATGTAATGTCCAGGGGTGGCTTGCTTGACGGGTGAGTGGGGGGATTCTAATAAAGTAGCGATGTACCTGTACAGTGTAGCGAATTCAGCTTTATCATGATAAGATACGGGATGTCCAATGATTGTCCAAGCAATTTCTACGTTCAAATCTCTT from Fusarium fujikuroi IMI 58289 draft genome, chromosome FFUJ_chr04 harbors:
- a CDS encoding related to UDP-galactopyranose mutase codes for the protein MADINVDVLVIGMGPTGLGAAKRLNHINGPSWLIVDSSDKAGGLAGTDTTPEGFLYDVGGHVIFSHYKYFDDCIDEALPKDDDWYTHQRISYVRYKGLWVPYPFQNNISMLPKEDQVSCIEGIIDSALECRVANTKPKDFDEWIVRMMGEGIANIFMRPYNYKVWAVPTTKMQCQWLGERVAAPDAKLVTKNVILNKVAGNWGPNATFRFPARDGTGGIWIAVAETIPKEKKRFGKQGEVTKIDAEKKIAYFADGSTIGYNKLINTMAVDHLAEKLGNQELVSLTKQLYYSTTHVIGVGIRGERPERIGDKCWLYFPEDNCPFYRATIFSNYSPYNQPQKDAKLPTLYLANGEKPATSEAKEGPYWSIMLEVSQSTMKPVDVENLLKDSIQGLINTEMIKPEDEIVSTYHRAFDHGYPTPTLEREGVLKQVLPKLEAMDILSRGRFGSWRYEVGNQDHSFMLGVEAVDAIHSGAVELTLNYPDFVNSRQNTERRLTQNFIVAPPQTNGTKEIPSHSKAQ